A portion of the Fusobacterium nucleatum genome contains these proteins:
- the cmk gene encoding (d)CMP kinase: protein MDNIIVAIDGPAGSGKSTIAKLIAKKFNFTYIDTGAMYRMITLYLLENNINFDDLKEIEKALKNINLDMQGDKFYLNDVDVSTKIREKRINENVSKVASIKIVRDNLVNLQRKISNNKNVILDGRDIGTVVFPNAKVKIFLVAAAEERARRRYNEFLEKKVEITYDEVLKSLKERDYIDSTRKESPLKKADEAIELDTTNLTIEDVINFISKKIEKVK from the coding sequence ATGGATAATATAATAGTTGCAATAGATGGACCAGCTGGAAGTGGGAAAAGTACAATAGCAAAACTTATTGCTAAAAAATTTAATTTTACATATATAGATACTGGTGCAATGTATAGAATGATAACTCTTTATCTTTTAGAAAATAATATAAATTTCGATGATTTAAAAGAGATAGAAAAAGCATTGAAAAATATAAATTTGGATATGCAGGGAGATAAATTTTATCTAAATGATGTTGATGTCAGCACAAAGATAAGAGAAAAAAGAATAAATGAAAATGTATCAAAAGTTGCAAGTATTAAGATAGTTAGAGATAATTTAGTAAATTTACAAAGAAAAATTAGTAATAATAAAAATGTTATCTTAGATGGTAGAGATATTGGAACTGTTGTATTTCCTAATGCAAAAGTAAAAATATTTTTAGTTGCAGCTGCTGAAGAAAGAGCAAGAAGAAGATATAATGAATTTCTTGAAAAAAAAGTTGAGATAACTTATGATGAGGTTTTAAAATCTTTAAAAGAAAGAGATTATATAGATAGTACAAGAAAAGAAAGTCCATTAAAAAAAGCTGATGAAGCTATTGAGTTGGATACTACAAACTTAACAATAGAAGATGTAATCAATTTCATATCAAAAAAAATTGAAAAAGTTAAATAA
- the trmB gene encoding tRNA (guanosine(46)-N7)-methyltransferase TrmB, with protein MYNLLRKIALTLYRPFMKEKMKTFINKRLSQDFSDLKDEEYIWIHCSSVGEVNLSEDLVKKFYSISRKNILISVFTDTGYENAVKKYSDKKKIKVIYFPVDDKKKINEILNKIKLKLLVLVETELWPNLINEVNEKNSRIIVVNGRISDRSYPRYKKLKFLLKSMLQKIAFFYMQSEIDKERIVSLGAIKEKVENVGNLKFSISLEKYSDIEKKEYRKFLNIGDRKVFVAGSTRTGEDEIILDVFKRLKNYVLIIVPRHLDRLPKIENLIKENNLTYVKYSDLENNTSTGKENIILVDKMGVLRKLYSISDIAFVGGTLVNIGGHNLLEPLFYRKTVIFGKYTQNVVDIAKEILRRKIGFQVENVEEFVKAIETIENEKNSDEEINSFFEENRLIALNIVKKENLIMNNIKEEAKDLWKHFFHSEKSNYNMYMYKLLDYPEYIMYDNDVMKEKKSKWSEYFGNSDQIAVEIGTGSGNFIYQLAERNPNKNFIGLELRFKRLVLAAQKCKKRNIKNVAFLRKRGEELEDFLANNEISEMYINFPDPWEGTEKNRIIQERLFKTLDKIMKKDGMLYFKTDHDVYYNDVLELVKTLDNYEVIYHTSDLHNSEKAENNIKTEFEQLFLHKHNKNINYIEIKKIV; from the coding sequence ATGTATAATTTATTAAGAAAAATAGCTTTAACCTTATATAGACCTTTTATGAAAGAGAAGATGAAAACATTTATAAACAAAAGGTTAAGTCAAGATTTTTCAGATTTAAAAGATGAAGAATATATATGGATACATTGTTCATCAGTTGGGGAAGTTAACCTATCAGAAGACTTAGTTAAAAAATTCTATTCAATTTCTAGGAAGAATATATTAATTTCAGTTTTCACTGACACAGGTTATGAAAATGCTGTGAAAAAATATTCTGATAAGAAAAAGATAAAAGTTATATATTTTCCAGTAGATGATAAAAAGAAAATAAATGAAATTTTAAATAAAATAAAATTAAAACTTTTAGTTCTTGTAGAAACAGAGCTTTGGCCCAATCTTATAAATGAAGTTAATGAGAAAAATTCAAGAATTATAGTTGTAAATGGTAGAATATCAGATAGAAGCTATCCACGATATAAGAAACTTAAATTTTTATTAAAATCTATGTTGCAAAAAATAGCTTTTTTCTATATGCAATCAGAAATAGATAAAGAAAGAATTGTAAGTTTAGGAGCAATCAAAGAAAAAGTTGAAAATGTAGGAAATTTAAAATTTAGTATATCTCTTGAAAAATATTCTGATATTGAAAAAAAAGAATATAGAAAGTTTTTAAATATAGGAGATAGAAAAGTTTTTGTTGCAGGTAGCACAAGAACAGGTGAAGATGAGATAATTTTAGATGTTTTTAAAAGATTGAAAAACTATGTTTTAATAATAGTTCCAAGACATTTGGATAGATTACCTAAAATAGAAAACTTAATAAAAGAAAATAATCTAACTTATGTAAAATATAGTGATTTGGAAAATAATACTTCAACAGGAAAAGAAAATATAATCTTAGTAGATAAAATGGGAGTTCTTAGAAAACTATACTCTATTTCTGACATTGCTTTTGTTGGAGGAACTTTGGTAAATATTGGAGGACATAATTTACTTGAACCATTGTTTTATAGAAAGACAGTTATCTTTGGAAAATATACTCAAAATGTTGTGGATATTGCAAAAGAAATTTTAAGAAGAAAAATAGGTTTTCAAGTTGAAAATGTTGAAGAATTTGTAAAAGCAATAGAAACTATTGAAAATGAAAAAAACTCAGATGAAGAAATTAATTCTTTCTTTGAAGAAAATAGACTGATAGCACTAAATATTGTTAAAAAGGAAAATTTAATTATGAATAATATAAAAGAAGAAGCAAAAGATTTATGGAAGCATTTTTTCCATTCAGAGAAATCAAATTATAATATGTATATGTATAAATTGCTTGATTATCCTGAATATATAATGTATGATAATGATGTAATGAAAGAAAAGAAATCAAAATGGAGTGAGTACTTTGGAAACTCTGACCAAATAGCAGTAGAAATAGGTACTGGAAGTGGAAATTTTATTTATCAACTTGCAGAGAGAAATCCTAATAAAAACTTTATTGGCTTGGAATTGAGATTTAAAAGATTGGTATTAGCCGCTCAAAAATGCAAAAAAAGAAATATAAAAAATGTAGCTTTTCTTAGAAAAAGAGGAGAGGAATTAGAAGATTTCTTAGCTAATAATGAGATATCTGAAATGTATATAAATTTCCCAGACCCTTGGGAAGGAACAGAAAAGAATAGAATTATTCAAGAAAGATTATTTAAAACTTTAGATAAGATTATGAAAAAAGATGGAATGCTATACTTTAAAACTGACCATGATGTATACTATAACGATGTTTTAGAGTTAGTAAAAACTTTGGATAATTATGAAGTGATTTATCATACTTCTGATTTACATAATTCAGAAAAAGCAGAAAATAATATAAAAACAGAGTTTGAGCAATTATTTTTACATAAACATAATAAAAATATAAATTATATTGAAATTAAGAAAATAGTATAG
- a CDS encoding ComEA family DNA-binding protein — translation MKKIMLLLGIFSLFSLNMYSAPDFSNNDYKIIMSSQNMKDEKEELMDINKVSEQEMLARKVSKSYVSKIIEYREITGGFDKLEDMKRIKGIGNATYQKLSKVFKVASAPNKKMLNINSADDMTLKYYGLSKKEIKRIQKYLDKNDRITDNIEFKKIVNKKTYERLKDLINYDGGKR, via the coding sequence ATGAAAAAAATAATGCTACTATTAGGGATATTTAGCTTGTTTTCTTTAAATATGTACTCAGCACCAGATTTTAGTAATAATGATTATAAAATAATTATGAGTTCTCAAAATATGAAAGATGAAAAAGAAGAATTAATGGATATTAATAAAGTTAGTGAACAAGAAATGTTAGCTAGAAAAGTATCTAAAAGTTATGTAAGTAAAATCATAGAGTATAGAGAAATAACTGGTGGTTTTGATAAATTAGAAGATATGAAGAGAATAAAAGGCATTGGAAATGCAACTTATCAAAAATTATCTAAGGTTTTTAAAGTGGCTTCAGCACCAAATAAAAAGATGTTAAATATTAATTCTGCTGATGATATGACTTTAAAATACTATGGCTTATCTAAAAAAGAAATTAAAAGAATACAGAAATATTTAGATAAAAATGATAGAATAACAGACAACATTGAGTTTAAAAAGATAGTAAATAAGAAGACTTATGAAAGATTAAAAGATTTGATTAATTATGATGGAGGAAAAAGATAA
- a CDS encoding coproporphyrinogen III oxidase: protein MLIETNIEVNFRSIEEFTRVMASELLEDKINFEILKESNLIKIKVKSEKLNKNTEFSYIDLGNKIEDQILTMCKISLLKLLDKKYDWGSLMGVRPTKILRRLLINGCDYKEARKILKDFYLVTDEKINLMETVVKKELELLDKEHINLYIGIPFCPTKCKYCSFASYEINGGVGRFYNDFVEALLKEIQIVGDFLKTYSKKVSSIYFGGGTPSTLTEEDLERVLKKLLENIDMSDVKEFTFEAGREDSLNAKKLEIMKKYSVDRISLNPQSFNLETLKRVNRRFNRENFDLIFKEAKKLNFIINMDLIIGLPEETTEEILDTLSQLKDYDIDNLTIHCLAFKRASKLFKESQERNSIDRALIEKNIQKIVEEKAMKPYYMYRQKNIIEWGENIGYSKEGRESIFNIEMIEENQNTMALGGGGISKIVIEERNGIDYIERYVNPKDPALYIRELDKRCKEKIEMFKKEKI, encoded by the coding sequence TTGTTAATAGAAACAAATATAGAAGTAAATTTCAGAAGTATAGAAGAATTTACTAGGGTAATGGCATCAGAACTTTTAGAAGATAAAATTAATTTTGAAATTTTAAAAGAAAGTAATTTAATAAAAATAAAGGTAAAATCCGAAAAATTAAATAAAAATACAGAGTTTTCATATATAGATTTAGGAAATAAAATAGAAGATCAAATATTAACTATGTGTAAAATAAGTTTATTAAAACTTTTAGATAAAAAATATGATTGGGGTTCTCTTATGGGAGTACGACCAACAAAGATTTTAAGAAGACTTTTAATCAATGGTTGTGATTATAAAGAGGCTAGAAAGATTTTAAAAGATTTCTATTTAGTTACAGATGAGAAAATAAATCTTATGGAAACTGTTGTAAAAAAAGAGTTAGAGCTTTTAGATAAAGAGCATATAAACTTATATATTGGGATACCTTTTTGTCCAACTAAATGTAAATATTGTTCTTTTGCTTCCTATGAAATAAATGGTGGAGTAGGAAGGTTTTATAATGATTTTGTAGAAGCACTTTTAAAAGAAATTCAAATAGTAGGGGATTTTTTAAAGACATATAGTAAAAAAGTATCTTCTATATATTTTGGTGGAGGAACTCCAAGTACCTTAACGGAAGAAGATTTAGAAAGAGTTTTAAAAAAGTTACTTGAAAATATAGATATGTCAGATGTAAAAGAGTTTACTTTTGAGGCAGGTAGAGAAGACAGCTTAAATGCCAAAAAATTAGAAATAATGAAAAAATATTCTGTGGATAGGATAAGTTTAAATCCACAATCATTTAATTTAGAAACTTTGAAAAGGGTAAATAGAAGATTTAATAGAGAAAACTTTGATTTAATTTTTAAAGAAGCTAAAAAATTAAATTTTATCATAAATATGGACTTAATAATAGGTTTACCAGAGGAAACAACAGAAGAAATTTTAGATACTTTAAGTCAATTAAAAGATTATGATATAGATAATTTAACCATACATTGTTTAGCATTTAAAAGAGCTTCAAAATTATTTAAAGAAAGCCAAGAAAGAAATAGTATTGATAGAGCCTTAATTGAAAAAAATATACAGAAAATAGTTGAAGAAAAGGCTATGAAACCTTATTATATGTACAGACAAAAAAATATCATTGAGTGGGGAGAAAATATAGGCTATTCAAAAGAAGGAAGAGAAAGTATTTTTAATATTGAAATGATAGAGGAAAATCAAAATACTATGGCTCTAGGTGGTGGAGGAATAAGTAAGATAGTCATAGAAGAAAGAAATGGAATAGACTATATAGAAAGATATGTAAACCCTAAAGACCCTGCACTGTATATAAGAGAATTAGATAAAAGATGTAAAGAAAAAATAGAAATGTTTAAGAAGGAGAAAATATGA
- a CDS encoding Hsp33 family molecular chaperone HslO — protein MGRLIRGVSKNARFFVADTTDVIQEALDIHKYDEYSMKTFGKFCTLASLMGATLKGEDKLTIRTDTDGYIKNIVVNSDANGNIKGYLVNTTDENFDGLGKGTMRIIKDMGLKEPYVAISNIDYSNLPNDISAFFYNSEQIPSVISLAVECTNDGKILCAGAFMVQLLPNADEDFITKLERKAEAIRPMNELMKGGMSLERIINLLYDDMDTEDDSLVENYEILEEKEIKYSCDCNSERFQRGIMTLGKEELKHIFEEEKEIEAECQFCGKKYKFTEKDFEDILKK, from the coding sequence ATGGGAAGATTAATTAGAGGAGTAAGTAAGAATGCTAGATTTTTTGTGGCAGATACAACAGATGTAATTCAAGAAGCCTTAGATATACATAAATATGATGAATATTCTATGAAAACATTTGGCAAGTTTTGTACTTTGGCAAGTTTGATGGGAGCAACATTAAAGGGTGAAGATAAATTAACTATTAGGACAGATACTGATGGATATATAAAAAATATAGTTGTAAATTCAGATGCCAATGGAAATATAAAAGGTTATCTTGTAAATACAACAGATGAAAATTTTGATGGTTTAGGAAAAGGTACAATGAGAATAATTAAAGATATGGGCTTAAAAGAACCTTATGTAGCAATTAGTAATATTGATTATTCAAACTTACCTAATGATATAAGTGCATTTTTCTATAATTCAGAGCAAATTCCATCAGTGATTTCACTTGCTGTTGAGTGTACAAATGATGGGAAAATACTATGTGCAGGAGCCTTTATGGTACAGTTGCTTCCTAATGCAGATGAAGATTTTATAACCAAATTAGAAAGAAAAGCAGAAGCTATAAGACCTATGAATGAGCTTATGAAAGGTGGAATGTCACTTGAGAGAATAATAAATCTTCTATATGATGATATGGACACAGAAGATGATAGTTTAGTTGAAAACTATGAAATCTTAGAAGAGAAAGAAATAAAATATAGTTGTGATTGTAATTCTGAAAGATTTCAAAGAGGTATTATGACACTTGGAAAAGAAGAATTAAAACATATCTTTGAAGAAGAAAAAGAAATTGAGGCAGAATGTCAATTCTGTGGTAAAAAATATAAGTTCACTGAAAAAGATTTCGAAGATATATTGAAGAAGTAA
- a CDS encoding type IV pilus twitching motility protein PilT, whose amino-acid sequence MNIEKIFDYARKNNISDIHLLEGEKIYFRKDGEIIEYDSNIIVSKDELLEICNRKIEEDFAYTDSKNQRYRVNSFLTRGKLALVIRIINKEPIKLKGKFINKLIDEKILFLKDGLVLVTGITGSGKSTTLANIIEKFNKNKNLKILTIEDPIEYIFENKKSLIIQREIGEDVESFEKALKSSLRQDPDVIILGEIRDEESLYSALKLAETGHLVFSTLHTMNTVESVNRLISMVRSEKKDFIREQLASVLRFIFSQELHRGKKTVPIFEILNNTKAVANLILNNKLNQIPTLIESGIENFMITKEKYLKNLETESD is encoded by the coding sequence ATGAATATAGAAAAGATATTTGATTATGCTAGAAAAAATAATATTTCAGATATACATTTACTTGAAGGTGAAAAAATATATTTTAGAAAAGATGGAGAAATAATAGAATATGATAGTAATATCATAGTAAGTAAAGATGAACTTTTGGAAATTTGTAATAGAAAAATTGAAGAAGATTTTGCTTATACAGATTCTAAAAATCAGAGATATAGAGTAAATTCTTTTCTAACAAGAGGAAAACTAGCCTTAGTTATTAGAATAATAAATAAAGAGCCAATAAAACTTAAAGGAAAATTTATTAATAAATTAATTGATGAAAAAATTTTATTTTTAAAAGATGGCTTGGTTTTAGTAACTGGAATTACAGGCAGTGGTAAATCAACAACTCTTGCTAATATAATAGAAAAATTTAATAAAAATAAAAATTTAAAAATTTTAACAATAGAAGACCCTATTGAGTATATTTTTGAGAATAAAAAATCTTTAATTATTCAAAGAGAAATAGGAGAAGATGTTGAAAGTTTTGAAAAAGCTTTAAAAAGTTCACTAAGACAAGATCCAGATGTTATAATACTGGGAGAAATTAGAGATGAAGAGAGTTTGTATTCAGCTTTAAAATTGGCAGAAACAGGACATTTAGTTTTCTCAACCTTACATACTATGAATACGGTTGAAAGTGTAAATAGACTAATTTCTATGGTAAGAAGTGAGAAAAAAGATTTCATAAGGGAGCAATTAGCTTCAGTTTTAAGATTTATTTTTTCACAAGAATTGCATAGAGGAAAAAAGACTGTCCCAATTTTTGAAATTCTAAATAATACTAAGGCAGTTGCAAATTTAATTTTAAATAATAAATTAAATCAGATTCCTACTCTTATTGAAAGTGGAATAGAAAATTTTATGATAACAAAAGAAAAATATTTAAAAAATTTAGAAACAGAGAGTGATTAA
- a CDS encoding adenylosuccinate synthase, which produces MAGYVVVGTQWGDEGKGKIIDVLSEKADYVVRFQGGNNAGHTVVVDGEKFILQLLPSGVLQAGTCVIGPGVVIDPKVFLDEIDRIEKRGAKTDHVIISDRAHVIMPYHIEMDKIRESVEDRIKIGTTKKGIGPCYADKISRDGIRMSDLLDLKQFEEKLRYNLKEKNEIFTKIYGLEPLDFDTIFEEYKGYAEKIKHRIVDTIPMVNKALDENKLVLFEGAQAMMLDINYGTYPYVTSSSPTLGGVTTGAGISPRKIDKGIGVMKAYTTRVGEGPFVTEIKGEFGDKIRGIGGEYGAVTGRPRRCGWLDLVVGRYATEINGLTDIVMTKIDVLSGLGKLKICTAYEIDGVIHEYVPADTKSLDRAIPIYEELDGWDEDITQIKKYEDLPVNCRKYLERVQEILGCPISVVSVGPDRSQNIHIREI; this is translated from the coding sequence ATGGCTGGTTATGTTGTAGTAGGTACTCAATGGGGAGACGAAGGAAAAGGTAAAATCATTGATGTTTTATCAGAAAAAGCTGATTATGTAGTAAGATTTCAAGGTGGGAATAATGCAGGGCATACAGTTGTCGTAGATGGAGAAAAATTTATTCTACAACTTTTACCATCTGGTGTTCTTCAAGCTGGTACTTGTGTAATTGGGCCAGGTGTTGTTATTGATCCTAAAGTTTTCCTAGATGAAATAGATAGAATAGAAAAAAGAGGTGCTAAGACAGACCATGTAATTATAAGTGATAGAGCACATGTGATTATGCCTTATCATATTGAAATGGATAAAATAAGAGAAAGTGTTGAAGATAGAATAAAAATTGGAACAACTAAAAAAGGAATTGGACCTTGTTATGCTGATAAAATTTCAAGAGATGGTATAAGAATGTCAGATTTACTTGATTTAAAACAATTTGAAGAAAAATTAAGATATAATTTAAAAGAAAAAAATGAAATATTTACAAAAATTTATGGTTTAGAACCACTTGATTTTGATACTATTTTTGAAGAATACAAAGGATATGCAGAGAAAATAAAACATAGAATAGTAGATACTATCCCAATGGTAAATAAAGCATTAGATGAAAATAAACTTGTACTTTTTGAAGGAGCACAAGCTATGATGCTTGATATCAACTATGGAACTTATCCTTATGTAACTTCATCATCTCCTACACTTGGAGGAGTTACAACAGGAGCAGGAATTTCTCCTAGAAAGATTGATAAAGGAATAGGAGTAATGAAAGCCTATACAACAAGAGTTGGAGAAGGTCCATTTGTAACAGAAATTAAAGGTGAATTTGGAGATAAAATCAGAGGAATTGGTGGAGAATATGGAGCTGTTACTGGTAGACCAAGAAGATGTGGTTGGCTTGATTTAGTTGTGGGAAGATATGCAACTGAAATAAATGGTTTAACTGATATAGTTATGACTAAAATAGATGTTTTAAGTGGATTAGGAAAATTAAAAATTTGTACTGCCTATGAAATAGATGGAGTAATTCATGAATATGTACCTGCTGATACAAAATCATTGGATAGAGCTATACCTATATATGAAGAACTTGATGGTTGGGATGAAGATATAACTCAAATTAAAAAATATGAAGATTTACCAGTAAATTGTAGAAAATATTTGGAAAGAGTGCAAGAGATTTTAGGTTGTCCTATATCCGTTGTATCTGTTGGACCAGATAGAAGTCAAAATATACATATAAGAGAAATATAG
- the prmA gene encoding 50S ribosomal protein L11 methyltransferase, with protein sequence MKVLEAKIIYESDDLEKYKKIISDIFYSFGVTGLKIEEPILNKDPLNFYKDEKQFLISENSVSAYFPLNIYSEKRKKVLEETFAEKFSEDEDIVYNLDFYEYDEEDYQNSWKKYLFVEKVSEKFVVKPTWREYEKQDNELVIELDPGRAFGTGSHPTTSLLLKLMEEQDFSNKSVIDIGTGSGILMIAGKILGAGEVYGTDIDEFSMEVAKENLILNNISLNDVKLLKGNLLEVIENKKFDIVVCNILADILVKLLDEIKYILKENSIVLFSGIIEDKLNEVISKAEDVGLEVVEVKADKEWRAVYFKRK encoded by the coding sequence ATGAAGGTTTTAGAAGCTAAAATTATCTATGAAAGTGATGATTTAGAAAAATATAAGAAAATAATTTCAGATATATTCTATAGTTTTGGAGTTACAGGTTTAAAAATAGAAGAGCCTATTTTAAATAAAGACCCTTTAAATTTCTATAAAGATGAGAAACAATTTTTAATTTCTGAAAATTCAGTATCGGCTTATTTTCCATTGAATATTTACTCAGAAAAAAGAAAAAAAGTTTTAGAAGAAACTTTTGCTGAAAAGTTTTCAGAAGATGAAGATATAGTGTATAACTTAGATTTCTATGAATATGATGAAGAAGATTATCAAAATAGTTGGAAAAAATATTTATTTGTTGAAAAAGTCAGTGAGAAGTTTGTTGTAAAACCTACTTGGAGAGAATATGAAAAACAAGATAATGAACTTGTTATAGAACTTGACCCAGGTAGAGCCTTTGGAACAGGGTCACACCCTACAACTTCACTGCTATTAAAGTTAATGGAAGAACAAGATTTTTCTAATAAATCTGTAATAGATATAGGTACAGGTTCTGGAATACTTATGATAGCAGGAAAAATTTTAGGAGCTGGAGAAGTCTATGGAACAGATATAGATGAATTTTCTATGGAAGTTGCTAAGGAAAATCTAATTTTAAATAATATTTCTTTAAATGATGTAAAACTTTTAAAAGGAAACTTACTTGAAGTTATTGAAAATAAGAAGTTTGATATAGTTGTATGTAATATTTTGGCAGATATTTTAGTAAAATTACTTGATGAAATTAAATATATTTTAAAAGAAAATTCAATAGTCTTATTTTCTGGAATAATTGAAGATAAATTAAATGAAGTAATAAGTAAGGCAGAAGATGTAGGACTTGAAGTAGTTGAAGTCAAGGCTGACAAGGAATGGAGAGCTGTTTACTTTAAAAGAAAATAA
- a CDS encoding TIGR00282 family metallophosphoesterase, translating into MKVLVVGDIVGRPGRNTLQVFLEKYKDNYDFIIVNGENSAAGFGITIKIADEFLSWGVDVISGGNHSWDKKEIYEYMNNSDRILRPANYPEGVSGKGYTILEDKKGNKIALISLQGRVFMSAVDCPFRTAKKLIDEISKITKNIIVDFHAEATSEKIALGKYLDGDISLFYGTHTHVQTADERILNNGTGYISDVGMTGSQNGVIGTNLETIINKFLTSLPQKFEVAEGDEQLCGIEVEIDEKTGKCQKIERIKWSENEGFRS; encoded by the coding sequence ATGAAAGTATTAGTAGTAGGAGATATAGTAGGAAGACCTGGAAGAAACACTTTACAGGTGTTTTTAGAAAAATATAAAGATAATTATGATTTCATTATAGTAAATGGAGAAAATTCAGCAGCTGGTTTTGGAATTACAATAAAAATAGCAGATGAATTTTTATCTTGGGGAGTAGATGTAATAAGTGGGGGAAATCATAGCTGGGATAAAAAAGAAATTTATGAATATATGAATAATTCAGATAGAATTTTAAGACCTGCTAATTATCCAGAAGGAGTTTCTGGAAAAGGTTATACAATTTTAGAAGATAAAAAAGGAAATAAAATTGCCTTAATATCTTTACAAGGTAGAGTTTTTATGAGTGCTGTTGACTGTCCTTTTAGAACTGCAAAAAAATTAATAGATGAAATTTCAAAGATAACTAAAAATATAATAGTGGATTTTCATGCAGAAGCAACTTCTGAAAAGATTGCATTAGGGAAGTATTTAGATGGAGATATTTCACTTTTCTATGGAACTCATACTCATGTACAAACAGCAGATGAAAGAATATTAAATAATGGAACAGGGTATATTTCAGATGTAGGAATGACAGGCTCACAAAATGGTGTTATAGGAACAAATTTAGAAACTATAATAAATAAATTTTTAACTTCGTTACCACAAAAGTTTGAAGTCGCAGAAGGTGATGAACAACTATGTGGAATAGAAGTGGAAATTGATGAAAAAACTGGAAAATGCCAAAAAATAGAGAGAATAAAATGGAGTGAAAATGAAGGTTTTAGAAGCTAA